From the Butyrivibrio fibrisolvens genome, one window contains:
- a CDS encoding barstar family protein: MQKVYTIDLSMLVELDKEEIYDLLKEKLHLPDYCGTNLDALYDALTEIGECDINIIDCRKDDNEGSRDDSSKSPDSSNTGSKYSYIDKIKKVFEDASELNPDINLHIITGKYLSRYISLYDYEYQKGRHYLNASRRSPERLVCTKSSEEFKNMIPDAVSCLVIIDNGLYDEPRLLLSREYRYPTGQFLLSVPAGLIDADDAKSYDSNSSSCKCNDEKAVDTFSNMTPAMRAAVREIKEETGIELTDKDIIKTVNPLVFSTPGMTDESNALVSVIIRSDIEGQLSQDGAEGSELFDGFELLTKEKAREILKNGVDDNGIFYSVYTCIALMYYVSDLWKE, translated from the coding sequence ATGCAGAAAGTTTATACGATTGATCTAAGCATGTTGGTAGAACTTGATAAAGAAGAGATATACGATCTTCTTAAAGAAAAGCTCCATCTTCCTGATTATTGCGGCACTAATTTAGATGCTCTCTATGATGCGCTCACTGAGATTGGAGAGTGTGATATTAATATCATCGACTGCAGGAAAGATGATAATGAAGGTTCACGTGATGATAGCAGCAAGTCACCGGATAGTTCAAATACAGGATCCAAGTATAGCTATATAGATAAGATCAAAAAGGTATTTGAAGATGCATCTGAGCTTAATCCTGATATCAATCTCCATATCATTACCGGTAAGTATCTGTCCAGATATATAAGCCTTTATGACTATGAATATCAAAAAGGCAGGCATTATCTTAATGCAAGCAGAAGATCTCCCGAGCGCCTTGTATGTACCAAGTCTTCAGAAGAATTTAAAAATATGATTCCGGATGCAGTCAGCTGTCTTGTAATAATAGACAATGGCCTATATGATGAGCCAAGGCTCTTACTATCCAGAGAATACAGATATCCTACAGGGCAGTTCCTTTTAAGTGTTCCTGCAGGTTTGATAGATGCAGATGATGCTAAGTCTTATGATAGCAATAGTTCATCCTGCAAATGTAATGATGAAAAAGCTGTAGATACTTTTTCCAATATGACTCCTGCTATGAGGGCAGCAGTCAGAGAGATCAAGGAAGAAACCGGAATAGAACTTACAGACAAAGATATTATAAAAACTGTAAATCCGCTTGTATTCAGTACTCCCGGCATGACTGATGAAAGTAATGCTCTTGTATCTGTCATCATCAGGTCCGATATAGAAGGACAGCTCTCACAGGACGGTGCTGAAGGATCAGAACTCTTTGACGGATTTGAACTTCTTACCAAAGAAAAGGCAAGAGAGATCTTGAAAAATGGCGTTGATGATAACGGGATCTTCTACAGTGTATATACATGTATAGCTTTAATGTATTACGTATCCGACCTGTGGAAGGAGTAA
- a CDS encoding nitroreductase family protein, producing MGSVFEVIKERSSTRGYTEDKLSEVELNTVLEAGLHAPTGMNKQEIHFTVVSGDNEILAQIEAEKNRLRNLDKVEHNFYYEAPTVILLSAESGFKWSHVDAGIAVENMALAATELGLGNLIIGCIYDVLHGDKKDYFAKKLSLPEGYEFEIALAVGHKAVTKEPHTFDKDKQVTIL from the coding sequence ATGGGAAGCGTATTTGAAGTAATCAAAGAAAGATCATCAACCAGAGGCTATACAGAAGATAAGCTATCTGAAGTAGAACTTAATACTGTACTCGAAGCAGGTCTTCATGCACCTACAGGTATGAACAAACAGGAGATCCACTTTACAGTTGTAAGCGGAGATAATGAGATTCTTGCCCAGATCGAAGCTGAGAAGAACCGTTTAAGAAATCTTGATAAAGTAGAGCATAACTTCTATTATGAAGCACCTACAGTTATCCTTCTTAGTGCTGAGTCAGGATTTAAGTGGAGTCACGTTGATGCAGGAATCGCTGTAGAGAATATGGCACTTGCAGCAACAGAACTTGGCCTTGGCAATCTCATCATTGGATGTATCTACGATGTTCTTCATGGTGACAAAAAAGACTATTTTGCCAAGAAGCTTTCACTTCCTGAAGGCTATGAATTCGAGATAGCTCTGGCAGTCGGTCACAAAGCAGTAACCAAAGAGCCTCACACATTTGATAAGGACAAGCAGGTAACAATACTTTAA
- a CDS encoding ribonuclease domain-containing protein: MYNLKKILSVIIILAFGLTGCRAADIKVDENSDKSAGVDVTSVAGVEGTEDSARELEYLEASDEDDLEDGIGDGLSDSDEDENVTSAGDLNQLDEDGYYYDVESVVLYLDTFDHLPGNYITKSEAKALGWEGGSVEDYMEGGAIGGDRFGNREGILPDNSYTECDIDTDGESSRGAKRLVFTDDGQYYYTEDHYDSFTEIIIVDGEIEYGEVYN, encoded by the coding sequence ATGTATAATTTAAAAAAGATATTATCAGTAATAATTATATTGGCTTTTGGACTTACTGGATGTAGGGCAGCAGATATTAAAGTTGATGAGAATTCCGATAAGAGTGCGGGTGTTGATGTTACTTCAGTTGCTGGTGTTGAAGGTACAGAAGATAGCGCTAGGGAGCTGGAGTATTTAGAAGCATCTGATGAAGACGATTTGGAAGATGGCATTGGCGATGGGCTTAGTGATTCTGATGAAGATGAGAATGTCACTTCGGCGGGGGATCTTAACCAGCTTGATGAAGATGGATATTATTATGATGTCGAGAGTGTTGTCCTATATCTTGATACATTTGATCATCTTCCAGGCAATTATATTACTAAGTCTGAAGCTAAGGCTCTTGGCTGGGAAGGTGGTTCTGTTGAAGATTACATGGAAGGCGGTGCCATTGGCGGCGACAGATTTGGTAATCGTGAGGGGATTCTTCCTGACAACTCCTATACAGAATGCGATATAGATACAGACGGTGAGAGTAGCAGAGGTGCCAAAAGGCTTGTTTTTACAGATGATGGCCAGTACTATTACACAGAAGATCACTATGATTCATTTACCGAGATTATCATAGTCGATGGTGAGATTGAATACGGTGAGGTATATAATTAA